The following proteins are co-located in the Borrelia parkeri genome:
- a CDS encoding plasmid maintenance protein: protein MESIKKITNKHQHKLIVLVSTLDYVNLNLKKYTQSNILYYFNNNMKKNDQKPIKLKTLQSYLYKLEKEFKVTINYHRHLGVNMGTEVHYKLKYSKKECHHIINKHFRDKKEERYKKRVSAYIEKTCIKNSSVEKWECFNNSYNNKEEDKNIKYIERLQVEKYARKCKFKSNAFFSILNLEAKKDFKIQSFKAIKIAENYSYEKTNSIKPNNSRLKNKQKELSKILDEIKANLKNEGYDSKQLKIQIQNVYEQYKNKPHFIIERDKYIDLKKIIGKLKEIVECDNKNVKENERDIRNNVFSILLDQLRDKLNTSVLVPILKNYLSKQNKLEYNKVFSNHYYCELLELMENNKDYLKSGESKKVTS from the coding sequence ATGGAGAGCATAAAAAAAATTACCAACAAACACCAACACAAATTAATAGTTTTAGTATCTACATTAGATTACGTGAACTTGAACCTTAAAAAATACACTCAAAGCAACATACTTTATTACTTTAATAACAATATGAAAAAAAATGACCAAAAACCTATCAAACTTAAAACTCTACAAAGTTATCTATATAAATTAGAAAAAGAATTTAAAGTGACAATTAATTATCACAGACATTTGGGAGTTAATATGGGAACTGAAGTTCATTATAAACTTAAATACTCTAAAAAAGAATGTCATCACATAATCAATAAACACTTTAGAGATAAAAAAGAAGAAAGATACAAAAAACGTGTCAGTGCATATATTGAAAAGACTTGCATTAAAAATAGTAGTGTAGAAAAATGGGAGTGTTTTAATAATTCTTATAATAATAAAGAAGAAGATAAAAACATAAAATACATAGAAAGATTACAAGTAGAAAAATACGCTAGGAAATGCAAATTTAAATCAAATGCTTTCTTTTCTATTTTGAATTTAGAAGCGAAAAAAGATTTTAAAATTCAATCATTTAAAGCCATTAAAATAGCTGAAAATTATAGTTACGAAAAAACAAATAGCATTAAACCAAATAACAGTAGGCTTAAGAATAAACAAAAAGAATTAAGTAAGATATTAGATGAGATAAAAGCTAATCTAAAGAATGAGGGATATGACAGCAAACAATTAAAGATCCAAATACAAAACGTGTATGAACAATATAAAAACAAACCCCACTTTATCATAGAAAGAGATAAATACATCGATTTAAAGAAGATAATAGGGAAACTTAAAGAAATAGTTGAATGTGATAATAAAAACGTGAAAGAAAATGAAAGAGACATTAGGAATAACGTATTTAGCATACTTCTTGATCAGTTAAGAGACAAATTGAACACATCGGTTTTGGTACCAATATTAAAGAATTATTTAAGCAAACAGAACAAATTAGAATATAACAAGGTATTTAGTAACCATTACTACTGTGAACTTTTAGAGTTAATGGAAAATAATAAAGATTATTTAAAATCAGGGGAATCTAAAAAAGTTACAAGTTAA
- a CDS encoding DUF226 domain-containing protein gives MESVLERLKEKKLEIKDKRDKPIFIKIENKNSKTLYHTKIMMDLFSFGINKNQQYKFFIAFRGLFNREKIEFFSLFALRDDDKFLGIYYGCRKPIKNVVRRYEENGVMKASTFSKVYYIEFRFKKGSVFCYLRGISYLLRKDKTDTKYYKSLIEKLTNLEQLVYEFYSKKLSDGGLINKWIEKKQE, from the coding sequence ATGGAAAGTGTGTTAGAACGCCTTAAAGAAAAAAAGTTAGAAATTAAGGATAAGAGAGATAAACCTATCTTTATCAAGATAGAAAATAAAAATAGCAAAACTTTATATCATACAAAAATTATGATGGATTTATTTTCATTTGGCATTAATAAAAATCAACAGTACAAATTTTTTATTGCATTTAGAGGATTATTTAATAGAGAAAAGATAGAATTTTTCAGTTTGTTTGCTTTGAGAGATGATGATAAATTCTTGGGTATTTATTATGGTTGTAGAAAACCAATAAAGAATGTAGTTAGAAGATATGAAGAAAATGGTGTCATGAAGGCATCTACATTTTCAAAAGTTTATTACATAGAATTTAGATTTAAGAAGGGTAGTGTTTTTTGCTATTTAAGAGGAATTTCTTACTTACTTAGAAAAGATAAAACAGATACAAAATATTACAAATCTTTAATTGAAAAACTCACAAACTTAGAGCAACTAGTATATGAATTTTACAGTAAAAAGCTATCAGATGGAGGTCTTATAAACAAATGGATAGAAAAAAAGCAAGAGTAA
- a CDS encoding ParA family protein, whose protein sequence is MDRKKARVITIASIKGGVGKSTSAIILSNLLANKYKVLLIDMDDQASITSYYSDELENKNIEVFKINIGEVIKNNLDISRTIISIGNNLDLIPSCVNVDDLNTDFYCENRHLFIEGMLKNKLSSVITDYSYIIIDTNPKRNFTLKTSLISSDYVISPMTAEKWSVEAFEVLREFVKEVAGIPVLIIITRFKKNITHKTLLNIVKSQDEFLGVISEREDLNKRIGCNEKFDFTKDYIIEYVKVLDLFLSKTQLLV, encoded by the coding sequence ATGGATAGAAAAAAAGCAAGAGTAATAACAATCGCATCAATTAAAGGTGGTGTTGGGAAAAGTACAAGTGCTATTATACTTTCTAACCTACTAGCAAACAAGTACAAGGTACTTTTAATCGATATGGACGACCAAGCAAGTATCACAAGTTATTATTCTGATGAACTAGAAAATAAAAATATTGAGGTTTTTAAAATAAATATAGGAGAAGTTATAAAGAATAACTTAGATATTAGTAGAACTATTATTAGTATTGGTAATAATTTGGATTTAATACCTAGTTGTGTAAATGTGGATGATTTAAACACAGATTTTTATTGTGAAAATCGTCATTTGTTTATTGAAGGAATGTTAAAGAATAAGCTAAGTTCTGTAATAACTGATTATAGTTATATAATAATTGATACGAATCCTAAAAGGAATTTTACATTAAAGACATCTTTGATAAGTAGTGATTATGTAATATCTCCTATGACAGCTGAAAAATGGTCTGTCGAAGCATTTGAGGTTTTGAGAGAATTTGTAAAAGAAGTAGCGGGTATACCTGTTTTAATAATTATAACTAGATTTAAAAAGAATATTACACATAAAACTTTATTGAATATTGTAAAGTCTCAAGATGAATTTTTAGGAGTTATAAGTGAAAGAGAAGATTTAAATAAAAGGATAGGATGTAATGAGAAATTTGATTTTACAAAAGATTATATTATTGAATATGTTAAAGTATTAGATTTGTTTTTGTCTAAAACACAGTTGTTGGTTTAG
- a CDS encoding chromosome replication/partitioning protein: MSKKVVDLKIKNRMPQKDLNYILDTNNQNKRKEEFDNLVIRLQNNIKTEIYNSIDTMKILKKINENKLYIEGGFNSFRDFLSAFRLAKSQAYQYIKLAIAIESGFIEEEFITVNGIQASIRYIQTKGSISIKKSRQNPIKPLRFQLKNQDSYDFYKQNAKFTSFLMDELFKDKKDLLEEFMKKFKSLKG, from the coding sequence ATGAGCAAAAAAGTGGTTGATTTAAAAATCAAAAACAGAATGCCCCAAAAGGATCTGAACTATATCCTTGATACAAATAATCAAAATAAAAGAAAAGAAGAGTTTGATAATTTAGTAATCCGATTACAGAATAATATTAAAACAGAAATATATAATAGTATTGACACTATGAAAATCTTAAAAAAGATTAATGAAAATAAACTTTATATAGAAGGTGGTTTTAATTCTTTTAGGGATTTTTTGTCTGCGTTTAGGCTTGCAAAATCTCAAGCTTATCAGTATATAAAATTAGCGATAGCCATTGAATCAGGTTTTATAGAGGAGGAATTTATAACTGTTAATGGGATACAGGCTTCTATAAGATATATACAAACTAAAGGAAGTATATCAATAAAGAAATCAAGACAAAATCCAATAAAGCCATTAAGATTTCAGCTTAAGAATCAAGATAGTTATGATTTTTATAAGCAAAATGCCAAGTTTACAAGTTTCTTAATGGATGAACTTTTTAAAGACAAAAAAGATTTGCTAGAAGAGTTTATGAAAAAATTTAAAAGTTTAAAAGGCTAA
- a CDS encoding DUF1640 domain-containing protein: MNFILLHNDNSNFEVLREKMNSLEQQIINVENNLKKDIEFAKIEFKRDISDLDNKMDNIEKNLFKEIQNNNVILREEVKSTILVLREEMKNNHTILLEKLDMSNKVLLEKLSVGNRMLTIIIAVGIPIVISIVMSLISKFFIG, translated from the coding sequence GTGAATTTCATTTTACTTCATAATGATAATTCTAATTTTGAAGTCTTAAGGGAAAAGATGAATTCATTAGAACAACAAATCATTAATGTAGAGAATAACTTAAAAAAGGATATTGAATTTGCTAAGATAGAATTTAAAAGGGATATATCTGATTTAGATAACAAGATGGACAATATAGAGAAAAATTTATTTAAAGAAATACAAAATAACAATGTGATATTGCGAGAAGAAGTGAAAAGCACCATTCTTGTCTTAAGAGAAGAAATGAAAAATAATCATACAATACTGTTAGAAAAGCTTGATATGTCAAATAAAGTTTTATTAGAAAAGCTTAGTGTAGGAAATAGAATGCTCACTATTATTATAGCAGTAGGAATACCAATAGTTATATCTATTGTTATGTCTCTAATAAGTAAGTTCTTTATAGGATAA
- a CDS encoding ERF family protein — protein MTNKITRTKIQNTKTKMRRAVKKQSKQSVRKVTDIRVNNQNSVTNENQSKINFLKSLHSLQMHLSGVAKNLNGYGYKYQDFNEIIREIKNVIKINNLDIGFMQYPTIKNFDGDLVNVITTTFYSPKSGYSESFDTPIYSEELTSTGVKNQNTLPQLVGSCITYFKRYALVAYLLIESEVDTDASSLEHVQEANGERVSSVDVSPVNSLNKDKDINTKRVTKGETKQQSVSHKSVISLDKLPKRIPAKYHYYKKLLQASKRMHSVLDDAPFDSLEMIDKFLIQLKNDDDSSILKFFETKPELKTIKYWTELINNYLKRTESDPEVIEGFSKFLTYREPKYGQSPLKLFGYIASDNNFGYLCE, from the coding sequence ATGACAAATAAAATAACAAGAACTAAAATTCAAAATACAAAAACTAAAATGCGCAGAGCAGTTAAGAAACAGAGTAAACAGTCAGTAAGAAAAGTAACAGATATAAGAGTAAATAATCAAAATTCAGTAACAAATGAAAATCAATCAAAGATAAACTTTCTAAAGTCTTTGCATAGTCTACAAATGCATTTAAGTGGTGTTGCTAAGAATCTTAATGGATATGGATATAAGTATCAAGATTTTAATGAGATAATAAGAGAAATAAAGAATGTTATAAAGATCAATAATCTAGACATTGGTTTTATGCAATATCCAACTATAAAGAATTTTGATGGTGATTTAGTTAATGTTATTACAACAACATTTTACAGTCCCAAGAGTGGATATAGCGAGTCATTTGATACACCTATTTACAGCGAAGAATTAACGTCCACTGGAGTAAAGAATCAAAATACATTACCTCAACTTGTAGGTTCATGCATAACATATTTTAAAAGATATGCTCTTGTAGCATACCTTTTAATTGAGAGTGAAGTTGACACTGATGCTAGTTCCTTAGAGCATGTTCAAGAAGCTAATGGAGAAAGAGTTAGTAGTGTGGATGTTTCACCTGTAAATTCTTTAAATAAAGATAAAGATATTAATACTAAAAGAGTAACTAAAGGTGAAACAAAACAGCAATCTGTAAGTCATAAATCTGTAATTAGTCTTGATAAACTTCCTAAACGTATACCCGCTAAGTATCATTATTACAAGAAATTGCTTCAAGCATCTAAAAGGATGCATTCGGTATTAGATGATGCACCTTTTGATAGTTTAGAAATGATAGATAAGTTTTTAATACAATTAAAGAATGATGATGATTCGAGTATACTCAAGTTTTTTGAAACCAAACCAGAGCTTAAAACTATAAAGTATTGGACTGAGCTTATAAATAATTATTTAAAGAGAACAGAGTCTGATCCAGAAGTAATTGAAGGTTTTTCTAAATTTTTAACATATAGAGAGCCAAAATATGGCCAGAGTCCACTCAAATTATTTGGATATATAGCTAGTGATAATAATTTTGGGTATCTATGTGAGTAA
- a CDS encoding BBA14 family lipoprotein: MSKLIKLTLLTVIFSCTSIASLTEEPTPPKTQTIKELSVYEAKLSDYVMYLQVFLTRTKKKVNDPKYPKFTYFDTSTLKSESTIDDLMFNINLFKEYISIIKPIAQMVYKRYSKLQN; encoded by the coding sequence TTGAGTAAACTTATAAAACTAACCCTTTTAACAGTTATCTTTTCATGTACATCTATTGCGTCACTAACAGAGGAGCCAACACCTCCTAAAACCCAAACTATTAAAGAACTAAGTGTATACGAAGCTAAGTTATCTGATTATGTTATGTACTTACAAGTATTCTTAACTAGAACAAAGAAAAAGGTTAATGACCCAAAGTATCCTAAGTTTACTTACTTTGATACATCAACACTGAAATCTGAGAGTACAATTGATGATTTAATGTTTAATATCAATCTGTTTAAAGAATATATTAGTATAATTAAACCCATTGCCCAAATGGTGTACAAAAGATATTCAAAATTACAAAATTAA
- a CDS encoding BlyB family putative holin accessory protein — protein MKLSTAKLSVDILNNFTEIIKNNHHGKNTATYINIFTKVVNYFYVLYEASIYQMEGREAIKLLREIEEILRINIEIIENADDHDELTKYTSQLRAKRNKIMSTYIKMLKEA, from the coding sequence ATGAAATTAAGCACTGCTAAATTAAGTGTTGATATTTTAAATAACTTTACCGAAATTATTAAAAATAATCATCACGGTAAAAATACCGCCACTTATATCAATATTTTTACTAAAGTGGTTAATTACTTTTACGTTCTATATGAAGCTAGCATATATCAAATGGAAGGGAGGGAAGCTATTAAACTACTACGTGAAATTGAGGAGATACTAAGGATTAACATTGAAATCATAGAAAATGCTGATGATCACGATGAGCTTACAAAATACACATCACAACTTAGAGCTAAACGTAACAAGATAATGAGCACTTACATCAAAATGCTAAAGGAGGCATAA
- a CDS encoding BlyA family holin — MRGDIKLNEVENNVLNFLLQLININEVKLVIIGAFILSLGLIFKPAIKDILTILASKIKKQGKDTDKGEDL; from the coding sequence ATGAGAGGAGACATAAAGTTGAATGAAGTTGAGAATAATGTATTAAATTTTTTACTTCAACTGATTAACATCAATGAAGTGAAGTTAGTTATTATTGGTGCCTTTATCTTAAGTCTTGGACTGATCTTCAAGCCAGCAATCAAAGATATACTAACTATTTTAGCTAGTAAGATAAAAAAACAAGGTAAAGACACAGATAAAGGAGAGGACTTATGA
- a CDS encoding DUF685 domain-containing protein, protein MSSQEPEGIVKHDDTIEIKNLNKLTKLKPTDLLVLDDGFSSCHAITLDNFHKDLHTKIFLDDGDRKNDFKQVIKTLIANELLSDTNFINQVYSQVLTKFLKDDSSSISQTYNKVIEKLKNNESSVMDTIISKVTSKFESNLPEDNLSKSHYFIGLYYSSLKKIPVQEYLTGISNSFSTSSTTTIRATSYNSDGFYRNTVYMSSLKYGRYVFDLGSTATSNNEEIIIQTDSSYDDSPIYLIVKVTARSNSTSQSDKEVSIKYSYSSKRTIFKLSSVHGGTGFDANILEGWYMQKNVSGVPLLVKL, encoded by the coding sequence ATGTCAAGTCAAGAACCTGAAGGTATTGTAAAACACGATGATACAATTGAGATTAAAAATCTTAATAAATTAACCAAGCTTAAACCCACTGACCTTTTGGTCCTAGATGATGGGTTTTCTAGTTGTCATGCTATTACTCTTGATAACTTCCATAAGGACTTACATACAAAAATATTCCTAGATGATGGTGATCGAAAGAATGATTTCAAACAAGTTATCAAAACACTAATTGCTAATGAATTGCTAAGCGACACCAATTTTATAAACCAAGTTTATAGTCAAGTACTTACCAAATTTTTAAAAGATGACTCTAGTAGTATTTCACAGACATATAATAAAGTTATAGAAAAACTTAAAAATAATGAATCTAGTGTTATGGACACTATTATAAGTAAAGTTACAAGTAAGTTTGAATCTAACTTGCCTGAAGATAATTTAAGCAAAAGTCATTACTTTATAGGACTTTATTACTCTAGTTTAAAAAAAATTCCAGTACAAGAATATCTAACTGGTATTAGTAACAGCTTTAGTACAAGTAGTACTACTACAATAAGAGCAACTAGTTATAATAGTGACGGGTTTTATAGAAACACTGTGTACATGTCTAGTTTAAAATATGGACGTTATGTCTTTGACCTTGGGTCCACAGCTACATCTAACAATGAAGAAATTATTATACAAACAGACAGTTCATATGATGATAGTCCCATATATTTAATTGTCAAAGTTACTGCAAGATCTAATTCAACTTCACAATCTGATAAAGAAGTAAGCATAAAATATAGCTATTCTTCAAAACGAACTATCTTTAAGCTTTCAAGTGTACATGGCGGTACAGGTTTTGATGCCAATATTCTAGAAGGTTGGTATATGCAAAAGAATGTGAGTGGCGTTCCTTTACTCGTGAAGCTATAA
- a CDS encoding DUF735 family protein, with product MVNIPTFLKDTQVEKIINTELAFINKIIKEIKDLIANFEDINASEHLNSRFIAFWLSDILQIIYSTNQTLETLAKNIDSVLFALRHIGTHESFIKLFKAFLNVDIVPTTLEPGVINIKLKSHIKTNVIVFIVGSTPKNSPYKKIIFRTKKNGQIFKKAWTMTLLPKGYEHSIYALIKKLIPIGRVLKIQDHEGQYIKEFKG from the coding sequence ATGGTAAATATACCGACATTTCTTAAAGACACTCAAGTTGAAAAAATTATAAATACTGAATTAGCATTTATAAATAAAATCATCAAAGAAATTAAAGATCTTATTGCTAATTTCGAAGATATTAATGCTAGTGAGCACCTAAATTCAAGATTCATAGCGTTTTGGTTATCTGATATACTACAAATTATTTACTCAACAAACCAAACACTTGAAACACTTGCTAAAAATATTGATAGTGTACTATTTGCTTTGCGTCATATTGGAACCCATGAATCATTTATAAAACTATTTAAGGCTTTTCTTAATGTTGATATTGTTCCTACTACTCTAGAGCCTGGTGTTATTAACATCAAACTTAAAAGTCATATTAAAACTAATGTTATCGTATTTATTGTAGGTAGTACTCCAAAAAACTCCCCATATAAAAAAATTATCTTTAGAACTAAAAAAAATGGGCAAATCTTTAAAAAAGCTTGGACTATGACCTTGCTTCCTAAAGGATATGAGCATTCAATTTATGCACTTATTAAAAAACTGATCCCTATTGGAAGAGTACTCAAGATACAAGACCATGAGGGTCAATATATAAAAGAATTTAAAGGATAA
- a CDS encoding DUF276 domain-containing protein (DUF276 is restricted to Borreliella and related spirochetes.) — protein sequence MSILFDPDFGTLKQDIQQIINTKREYLRDTYGIIINNDPTSIYNIIANSLAIKEYELIGEVNKLFSLLKPDSPYWKEIQKHISIKSTTYDAIKSALLNLNGIRNVNIKSTAGKASIYLILDDSMMNKEKSQITDSNLKALIWETLYLTCPVGTVFEGDILIDGINSQNQKIDYKVSIGKRKYAYLKSKYKVNLENHIYLNIDFKIREIYTRIKNNNYTDMGISFEYQDFFAPVNEIKGVHCIDVSVAIKDNLDVKITDINTSEFKQNENIKIEANEILDLNFNADRLLIDISS from the coding sequence ATGAGTATTCTCTTTGATCCTGACTTTGGAACTTTAAAACAGGATATCCAACAAATAATTAATACCAAACGTGAATATTTAAGAGACACGTATGGAATTATAATTAATAATGACCCTACATCCATTTACAATATAATTGCAAACTCACTTGCAATAAAAGAATATGAACTAATAGGTGAGGTTAACAAATTATTTTCTCTTCTTAAACCAGATTCTCCTTATTGGAAGGAGATACAAAAACATATAAGCATTAAAAGTACTACCTATGATGCTATAAAAAGTGCATTACTAAATCTTAATGGAATTAGAAATGTCAATATTAAAAGCACAGCTGGTAAGGCTAGTATTTACCTAATATTAGATGACTCGATGATGAATAAAGAGAAGAGTCAAATTACAGACTCCAATCTTAAAGCATTAATTTGGGAGACACTTTATCTTACATGTCCTGTTGGTACTGTTTTTGAAGGCGATATTCTCATAGATGGAATTAATAGCCAAAATCAAAAAATTGATTACAAAGTATCAATTGGAAAACGCAAATACGCATATCTTAAGAGTAAATACAAAGTCAATCTTGAGAATCATATATACTTGAACATTGACTTTAAAATTAGAGAAATTTATACTCGAATTAAAAATAATAACTACACAGATATGGGAATAAGTTTTGAATATCAAGATTTCTTCGCTCCTGTTAATGAAATTAAAGGTGTTCATTGCATTGATGTTTCTGTTGCCATAAAAGATAACCTGGACGTAAAAATTACTGATATTAATACAAGCGAATTCAAGCAAAATGAGAATATTAAAATTGAAGCAAATGAAATTCTCGATCTAAATTTTAATGCTGATAGGTTGCTAATTGATATCTCTTCATAA
- a CDS encoding DUF777 family protein, producing MNLNYEIYRMNSQMKGSALTQEEIKLWTYRNIFISKLGIIKSFNSSTQEGVVLLSGETDLEIKTRNISNMHFTLKEGESVILLQSSINLFNEDDDNYFDKNYFYILRPINMQNATIKVNDFTIDIQNPIDIKANNTSLRAVLEEIVSCLYNLRVTGQSVVEPSFYSNLTKITSKINMLLK from the coding sequence ATGAACTTGAATTATGAAATATACAGAATGAACAGCCAAATGAAAGGTTCAGCACTAACACAAGAAGAGATAAAACTATGGACTTACAGAAATATTTTTATCTCTAAGCTAGGAATAATTAAATCTTTTAACTCCTCTACACAAGAAGGTGTCGTTTTACTCTCTGGAGAGACAGATTTAGAGATTAAAACACGCAATATATCAAATATGCACTTTACTCTTAAAGAAGGTGAGAGTGTTATCCTTCTTCAAAGTAGTATTAACCTTTTTAATGAGGATGATGATAATTATTTTGATAAAAACTATTTCTATATTCTAAGGCCTATTAATATGCAAAATGCTACTATCAAAGTTAATGACTTTACAATTGACATACAAAATCCCATAGACATTAAAGCTAATAATACAAGTCTAAGAGCAGTGCTGGAAGAGATTGTATCTTGTCTATACAATTTAAGGGTTACTGGACAATCAGTAGTTGAACCTAGTTTTTATAGTAATCTTACAAAGATTACAAGTAAAATAAATATGTTACTTAAATAG
- a CDS encoding DUF693 family protein, producing the protein MEERLIKYDFKIEFYNISQTSTSEEKPKIIIKTEDGIHIDISISDIYSSNNYVCAKRSKLSLWNLSLDFTRNVNEGDIVKIFYKKFADSRDYDFIMSGYLGVPMSTDYDSGDFSVDLEVHLATKSNYFNSKLDINQFQGMSVENAISIAFPNRHIINMSYADRTKIITESFCANTPLEFIEKITKKYVQSVRTDIAPKDHRQLIKESALRHTHVECNYIFTNATPEAKDTNYIFLEDFGLHFIPQQEIAIGSTRNIRLIYWNAKIMYTHKLKVGDRVKFLDSLGSEVKSSIIETSAALSNTGECSLTLKLYDDSNYLNIKGEAR; encoded by the coding sequence ATGGAAGAAAGGCTTATCAAATACGACTTTAAAATCGAATTTTATAACATAAGTCAAACTAGCACATCAGAAGAAAAACCTAAAATCATAATTAAAACTGAAGACGGTATACACATTGACATATCAATATCTGATATTTACTCAAGCAATAATTATGTGTGTGCAAAGAGAAGCAAGCTAAGTCTTTGGAACTTATCTCTTGATTTTACTCGTAATGTAAATGAAGGAGATATTGTAAAGATATTTTATAAAAAATTCGCAGACTCTAGAGATTATGATTTTATTATGTCAGGGTATTTAGGTGTTCCTATGAGTACTGATTATGATAGTGGTGATTTTAGTGTTGATCTTGAAGTTCATTTGGCAACAAAAAGTAATTACTTCAATAGCAAACTTGACATAAATCAATTTCAAGGCATGAGTGTAGAGAATGCCATCTCTATAGCATTTCCTAATAGACATATAATCAATATGAGTTATGCTGATAGAACAAAAATTATAACTGAAAGTTTTTGTGCAAATACTCCTCTTGAGTTTATTGAAAAGATAACTAAAAAGTATGTTCAAAGTGTTAGGACAGATATTGCACCTAAAGATCACAGACAACTTATTAAAGAATCAGCTCTCAGGCACACTCATGTTGAGTGTAATTATATCTTTACTAACGCCACACCTGAAGCTAAAGATACAAATTATATCTTTCTTGAAGATTTTGGTCTTCACTTTATCCCGCAACAAGAGATTGCTATTGGAAGTACCCGCAATATAAGACTTATATATTGGAATGCCAAGATTATGTATACACACAAACTAAAAGTTGGTGATAGGGTCAAATTTCTAGATTCGCTGGGGAGTGAAGTTAAGAGTAGCATTATAGAGACTAGTGCTGCTTTAAGCAATACTGGTGAGTGCTCACTTACCTTGAAGCTTTATGATGACTCTAATTATTTAAATATCAAAGGAGAAGCTCGATAA
- a CDS encoding DUF792 family protein produces MISQFTTDFTYKYKDTAPLKATLDPLNLTPSQITNILKETFNEISTVFMAYNFLSLCPRMDFKGLGYVPQGFFILPKSELISTTYTTTCSKHPVIDYYTRKAEYVSYNPTFTGEVITLNNAVLTSAYKELLNFSTNTAFGKLIFPHTSNLAKQQLVNRVEESVPFSLYSPTLGFRSIVAITSLTLKDTVYLDEVEISLTLEVLKTFNVYKG; encoded by the coding sequence ATGATATCACAATTTACAACTGATTTTACTTATAAATACAAAGACACAGCACCCCTAAAGGCAACCCTAGACCCTTTAAATCTTACACCATCACAAATAACAAATATCCTTAAAGAAACATTCAATGAAATCTCTACCGTGTTTATGGCATATAATTTCTTAAGTTTATGTCCAAGGATGGACTTTAAAGGACTTGGATATGTCCCTCAAGGGTTCTTCATTTTACCTAAAAGTGAACTAATTAGCACAACTTACACCACAACATGTTCAAAACATCCTGTAATTGACTATTACACACGTAAAGCTGAATATGTAAGCTACAATCCAACTTTTACTGGCGAAGTTATCACACTAAATAATGCTGTATTAACTAGTGCTTATAAGGAACTGCTTAATTTTTCAACTAATACGGCTTTTGGAAAGTTAATTTTTCCTCATACTAGTAATTTAGCAAAACAACAACTGGTTAACAGAGTTGAAGAGAGTGTACCATTTAGCCTCTACAGCCCAACTCTAGGGTTTAGAAGCATAGTTGCAATTACATCTCTTACCCTTAAAGACACAGTATACCTTGATGAGGTTGAAATTAGTCTCACATTAGAAGTTCTTAAAACATTTAATGTATATAAAGGATAA